Proteins from one Desulfonema limicola genomic window:
- a CDS encoding choice-of-anchor Q domain-containing protein — translation MKTRIFANLMVIFGVLIMVWGTVLIPAFTKNACAEWSDQFHLPGMSNTVYTLSVDSSDNVYAGGWFYEASGVSANKIAKWNGSKWIALGAGMNSYVFALVCDSFGNLYAGGQFTEAGGRVVNYIAKWDGVEWTNLGTGMNGKVFTIAVDSSDNLYAGGYFTEAGGVSANYIAKWDGTKWSALGTGMDESVSSLAIDSSGNLYAGGYFTTAGGVSANNIAKWDGVKWEPLGTGINTGAVYAITIDSSGNLFAGGGFTEAGGVSANNIAKWDGVKWEPLDTGIKYGYVEALMTDSSGNLFAGGDFNEAGGISANFFAKWDGENWSVLETEIYGTVKSFAVDSLGNLYRGGSIGFNRGYVAKYSTDNWVTLESGSGINDYVYSLAFDSSGTLYAGGYFTTAGGVSANRIAKWDGLKWSGMDTGMDTGMDNSVNALAVDLSDNLYAGGYFIEAGGVSANCIAKWDGLKWSDIDTGIDNVNALAVDLSDNLYAGGIFTKAGEIFANNIAKWDGVKWEALGTGIGNDASFAAVYALAVDSFGILYAGGYFTTAGGVSANYIAKWDGIKWSALGAGMNKQVYALAFDLSGNLYAGGGFTEAGGVSANNIAKWDGTKWSALDAGTDSSVKALAVDSFDNLYAGGNFHEAGGVSANHIAKWDGTEWSALETGIDGTVYTLAINSGNLYAGGAFTKAGGIPSSHIARWDILNNIIYVKYNAVGSDAGNSWGNAYTNLQQALESAKTGDEIWVAQGTYKPTTGTDRTATFQLKSGVKIYGGFKGTETSLDEKDWKANPTYLSGDIGKPDDNSDNSYHVVTSINTDDTAVLDGFIITGGYSEGLYPKGCGAGMFTENGSQTVTNCIFSFNRAEFGGALWNGDNSSSVISNCVFSSNNAKYDGAGIFNTGESLALTGCTFNSNYSYRDGGGMYSSNGTITITNCTFGENYADDYAGGILAASTSLAVTNCSFVKNISDFDQDSKGEGSGIYLRSDGILNIKNTLIADNHQGSQIITPEDCSKLTESGYIPGVINSLGYNIVENGCASDFNQPGDITGEQTNLNLGALADNGGSTQTCALLSGSIAIDAGTNDGAPETDQRGYGRNGTADIGAFEFGGIPSVIPGDIDKSGGITLGDAILALKVCTGNNDNSIALDADINADKKIGLQEAVYILQYISKTK, via the coding sequence ATGAAAACAAGAATTTTTGCTAATCTGATGGTTATTTTTGGTGTTTTGATTATGGTGTGGGGAACAGTTCTTATACCAGCATTTACAAAAAACGCATGTGCAGAGTGGAGCGATCAGTTTCATCTTCCCGGAATGAGCAATACTGTATATACCCTATCCGTTGATTCATCTGATAATGTGTATGCGGGCGGATGGTTCTATGAAGCCAGCGGAGTTTCGGCAAACAAAATTGCCAAATGGAACGGGTCAAAATGGATTGCTTTGGGTGCAGGAATGAACAGCTATGTATTTGCACTTGTTTGTGATTCATTCGGCAATTTGTATGCTGGAGGACAATTTACAGAAGCCGGAGGAAGAGTTGTAAACTATATTGCCAAATGGGACGGAGTAGAATGGACAAATTTGGGAACAGGAATGAACGGCAAGGTTTTTACCATTGCCGTTGATTCGTCCGACAACCTGTATGCAGGTGGATATTTCACAGAAGCCGGGGGAGTTTCTGCAAATTATATTGCCAAATGGGATGGTACAAAATGGTCAGCTTTGGGAACAGGCATGGACGAAAGTGTCAGTTCTCTTGCTATTGATTCATCCGGCAATCTGTATGCAGGCGGATATTTCACCACAGCAGGCGGGGTTTCTGCAAATAATATTGCCAAATGGGATGGAGTAAAGTGGGAACCACTCGGAACAGGAATAAATACGGGTGCCGTCTATGCAATTACGATTGATTCTTCTGGTAATCTGTTCGCAGGCGGAGGTTTCACAGAAGCTGGAGGAGTATCTGCAAACAATATTGCCAAATGGGATGGAGTAAAATGGGAACCACTTGATACAGGTATTAAATACGGTTATGTCGAAGCACTCATGACTGATTCATCCGGCAATCTGTTTGCAGGCGGGGATTTCAACGAAGCAGGAGGAATTTCTGCAAACTTTTTTGCCAAATGGGATGGAGAAAACTGGAGTGTTTTAGAAACTGAAATATATGGCACAGTTAAATCTTTTGCAGTTGATTCACTCGGAAACCTCTACAGAGGTGGATCAATAGGATTCAATAGAGGATATGTTGCAAAATATAGCACTGACAATTGGGTTACTCTGGAATCAGGTTCAGGAATAAATGATTATGTCTATTCCCTTGCCTTTGATTCATCCGGTACCCTGTATGCAGGCGGATATTTCACCACAGCAGGCGGGGTTTCTGCAAACCGTATTGCCAAATGGGACGGATTAAAATGGTCTGGTATGGATACAGGTATGGATACAGGTATGGATAATAGCGTTAACGCCCTTGCCGTTGATTTATCCGACAATCTATATGCAGGTGGATATTTTATCGAAGCAGGTGGGGTTTCTGCAAACTGTATTGCCAAATGGGACGGATTAAAATGGTCTGATATAGATACAGGCATAGATAATGTTAACGCCCTTGCCGTTGATTTATCTGATAATCTATATGCAGGTGGAATTTTCACCAAAGCTGGAGAAATTTTTGCAAATAATATTGCTAAATGGGATGGGGTAAAATGGGAAGCACTCGGAACTGGAATAGGTAACGATGCCAGTTTTGCCGCTGTCTATGCCCTTGCTGTTGATTCATTTGGCATTCTATATGCAGGCGGATATTTCACCACAGCAGGCGGGGTTTCTGCAAACTATATTGCCAAATGGGACGGGATAAAATGGTCTGCTTTGGGAGCAGGTATGAACAAGCAAGTTTATGCTCTTGCCTTTGATCTATCCGGCAATCTGTACGCAGGCGGAGGTTTCACTGAAGCTGGTGGAGTTTCTGCAAACAATATTGCCAAATGGGATGGAACTAAATGGTCAGCTTTGGATGCAGGAACAGATTCGAGTGTCAAAGCTCTTGCCGTTGATTCATTCGACAATCTATATGCAGGCGGTAATTTCCACGAAGCAGGCGGAGTTTCTGCAAACCATATTGCCAAATGGGATGGGACGGAATGGTCCGCTTTAGAAACAGGAATAGATGGAACTGTCTATACTCTTGCGATTAATTCAGGTAATTTGTATGCAGGCGGTGCTTTCACCAAAGCAGGAGGAATTCCCTCAAGTCATATTGCTCGTTGGGACATCTTGAATAATATCATATATGTTAAGTATAATGCTGTTGGCTCAGACGCTGGTAATTCATGGGGAAATGCCTACACAAATTTACAGCAGGCCCTGGAAAGTGCAAAAACTGGAGATGAAATATGGGTGGCACAAGGAACATACAAACCAACCACCGGAACAGATCGCACAGCCACCTTCCAACTTAAAAGCGGCGTAAAGATTTACGGCGGATTCAAAGGCACGGAAACCAGTCTTGATGAAAAAGACTGGAAAGCCAATCCAACCTATCTAAGCGGCGATATTGGAAAACCAGATGACAACTCTGACAACAGTTATCATGTTGTGACCAGTATCAATACTGACGACACCGCTGTGCTGGATGGTTTTATCATCACAGGCGGATATTCAGAGGGCTTGTATCCAAAGGGTTGTGGTGCTGGAATGTTCACTGAGAACGGGAGCCAGACTGTAACCAACTGTATTTTCAGCTTTAACAGGGCTGAGTTCGGAGGTGCTTTATGGAATGGAGATAACAGCAGTTCTGTTATCAGCAACTGTGTATTCAGTAGCAACAATGCCAAATATGATGGTGCGGGCATATTTAATACTGGAGAAAGCCTCGCACTAACAGGCTGCACATTCAACAGTAATTATTCATACCGTGACGGTGGAGGAATGTACAGCAGCAATGGTACGATCACAATAACCAACTGCACTTTTGGTGAAAACTATGCAGATGACTACGCCGGAGGTATTTTAGCAGCCAGCACAAGTCTGGCAGTAACCAACTGCTCTTTTGTAAAAAATATTTCTGATTTTGATCAAGACAGCAAGGGTGAGGGTAGTGGAATTTATCTCAGAAGCGATGGCATTCTGAATATCAAAAATACTTTGATTGCAGACAACCATCAGGGAAGTCAGATTATTACACCAGAAGACTGTTCAAAACTTACCGAATCAGGCTATATTCCAGGTGTTATCAATTCATTGGGCTACAACATTGTAGAAAACGGATGCGCCTCAGATTTCAATCAGCCCGGCGATATCACCGGGGAACAGACAAATCTCAATCTCGGCGCTTTAGCCGACAACGGCGGTTCTACGCAGACCTGCGCCCTGCTCTCCGGCAGTATTGCCATTGATGCGGGTACCAATGACGGCGCACCTGAAACCGACCAGCGTGGATACGGCAGAAACGGAACAGCCGACATCGGTGCCTTTGAGTTCGGAGGCATTCCTTCCGTCATCCCCGGTGATATTGACAAAAGCGGCGGAATAACACTTGGTGATGCCATTCTTGCTTTGAAGGTTTGTACAGGAAATAATGATAATAGTATTGCCTTGGATGCAGACATAAATGCAGATAAAAAAATCGGTTTGCAGGAAGCTGTTTATATATTGCAATATATTTCTAAAACAAAATAA
- a CDS encoding N-acetylmuramoyl-L-alanine amidase, producing MKYTDIVEEIARTLGLIFSEKEKLQFLFNDAEEISHEYAYRPGEKKGKALILKLAGGKALYVCADMDTDADGSPRVRKIDPDGGQSGTSLEIDGYPINSEAVPFFVMPMNFKEKFGISPTLGDTGICIYRNRSSGAIFADQGPNYLIGEGSIKLVENLGGNPWNSDKTRIIRGINPGVHYLIFVNSKKDGIPADENGIQLKARKDFRNLTGFEPEPQPVQEYPGRAFRKGDVGEYVRIIQHRLNELGYDLVEDGIFGPKTKNAVVAFQTSKEIDIDGIVGPQTWKTLFGEGTVIEETSVKKPDMIWKPSPNYTDTPARPLKRIILHYTTSKNFNGGVSWLCDPNAGVSSHFVISREGQIAQLVRVTDKAWHCYLNNHDSIGIEICAAPGDEMTSIQGKKLAELVAYLIDEYKMSPQGVTGHRFTPGNETRTDCPGSLFQSYEEIQNWVNDNVLPIIKKSEIPVEHEGYKLLVHTRDVKDDLRLSEADSKKLWEALVAQASNKNDFNYAVREGEMPRWGNAQCAVTTSSVLEHAGMKAGIHHFAAAFNRERREVNDTHLSLTHGVEIQLRRFGWHYFLKKDFAALKGSIGLMAGRYSFAGSSDHSGHIYTILEDRGIGRYDIIADNGGYKHEYIYKTDGFWLPPGILPEKR from the coding sequence ATGAAATACACAGATATTGTCGAAGAAATTGCTCGAACATTAGGTTTGATTTTTTCTGAAAAAGAAAAACTTCAATTCTTGTTCAATGATGCCGAGGAAATCTCTCATGAATACGCATACAGACCGGGAGAAAAAAAAGGAAAAGCACTTATTCTGAAGCTTGCAGGAGGAAAGGCTCTCTATGTCTGTGCTGACATGGATACTGATGCTGACGGCTCTCCCCGTGTGAGAAAAATTGATCCTGACGGAGGACAATCTGGAACATCCCTTGAAATTGATGGATATCCTATAAATTCTGAGGCTGTTCCATTTTTTGTGATGCCTATGAATTTCAAGGAAAAATTCGGTATCTCTCCTACTCTTGGAGATACAGGTATCTGTATTTACCGAAACAGATCATCCGGGGCTATCTTTGCTGACCAGGGACCCAATTATCTGATTGGAGAAGGTTCTATTAAACTGGTTGAAAATCTTGGTGGTAATCCGTGGAATTCTGATAAGACCAGAATCATCAGAGGAATTAATCCTGGCGTTCATTACCTTATTTTTGTGAACAGTAAGAAAGACGGAATTCCTGCTGATGAAAATGGAATTCAACTCAAGGCAAGAAAAGATTTTCGCAACCTGACAGGCTTTGAACCTGAACCACAGCCTGTTCAAGAATATCCGGGACGGGCGTTCAGAAAGGGAGATGTCGGAGAATATGTTCGTATCATCCAGCATCGTCTGAATGAACTCGGATATGATCTTGTTGAAGACGGTATCTTCGGGCCAAAAACAAAAAATGCTGTGGTGGCATTTCAAACCTCAAAAGAGATAGACATAGACGGTATTGTGGGACCTCAGACATGGAAAACTCTTTTTGGAGAAGGTACGGTAATAGAAGAAACTTCAGTAAAAAAACCGGACATGATCTGGAAACCATCGCCTAATTATACTGACACACCTGCAAGACCTCTGAAACGGATTATCCTGCATTACACAACCAGCAAAAATTTCAATGGTGGTGTTAGCTGGCTTTGCGACCCAAATGCCGGAGTTTCATCTCATTTTGTTATAAGCCGTGAAGGTCAGATTGCCCAGCTTGTCCGGGTCACTGACAAAGCATGGCACTGTTACCTTAATAATCATGACTCAATCGGTATCGAAATCTGTGCCGCACCCGGTGATGAGATGACTTCCATTCAGGGGAAAAAGCTGGCTGAACTTGTTGCATACCTGATTGATGAATACAAGATGTCTCCTCAGGGGGTTACAGGACACAGGTTCACACCGGGCAATGAAACACGAACCGATTGTCCGGGGAGTCTTTTCCAGAGTTATGAAGAAATTCAGAATTGGGTGAACGATAATGTTCTTCCCATCATAAAAAAGTCAGAGATTCCGGTCGAACATGAAGGCTATAAACTTCTTGTTCACACAAGGGATGTTAAGGATGATCTGCGTCTTTCTGAAGCGGACTCTAAAAAACTGTGGGAAGCCCTTGTTGCTCAGGCTTCCAATAAAAATGATTTTAACTATGCGGTAAGAGAAGGTGAAATGCCAAGATGGGGTAATGCACAATGTGCGGTTACAACGTCTTCCGTACTTGAACATGCAGGTATGAAAGCTGGTATTCATCATTTTGCTGCGGCGTTCAACAGAGAACGCCGTGAAGTAAATGACACCCATTTATCCCTGACTCATGGAGTTGAAATTCAGTTGCGCCGTTTCGGATGGCATTATTTCCTGAAAAAAGACTTTGCTGCTTTAAAAGGTTCTATCGGACTTATGGCTGGCCGTTACAGCTTTGCAGGAAGTTCGGATCATAGCGGACATATTTATACGATTCTTGAAGATAGAGGAATCGGGAGATATGACATTATTGCTGATAATGGCGGATACAAGCATGAATACATTTATAAAACCGATGGATTCTGGTTGCCGCCGGGTATTTTGCCGGAAAAAAGATAA
- a CDS encoding ABC transporter ATP-binding protein, producing the protein MNILEVRQLTKTYTIENRQITILDNITFAVPAGSFMVIEGASGSGKSTLLTLLSGLDQPDSGTVLIQDTDITFMNEDELAPMRNKTLGFVFQSFHLVPSLTSLENVMFPAELKKDPQAEEKAELLLKKVGLGKRRFNYPHQLSGGEKQRVAICRAMINDPALIFADEPTGNLDSENSSAILDLLLDLRRERGSTLILVTHSTAIAAMADKKITLKDGRIAGSKNRGD; encoded by the coding sequence ATGAATATTCTTGAAGTCAGGCAATTGACCAAAACATATACAATTGAAAACCGTCAGATAACAATCCTTGATAATATAACTTTTGCCGTTCCAGCAGGAAGTTTCATGGTAATAGAAGGTGCAAGCGGAAGCGGGAAATCAACCCTTTTAACCCTGCTTTCAGGGCTTGACCAGCCTGACTCGGGCACTGTTTTAATCCAGGATACGGATATAACCTTTATGAATGAAGATGAACTGGCTCCCATGAGAAATAAAACTCTGGGTTTTGTTTTTCAATCCTTTCACCTGGTTCCTTCCCTGACCTCCCTGGAAAATGTGATGTTCCCGGCAGAACTGAAAAAAGACCCACAGGCCGAGGAAAAAGCAGAGCTTCTTTTAAAAAAGGTAGGACTTGGAAAAAGAAGGTTTAATTATCCTCACCAGCTTTCAGGAGGTGAAAAACAAAGGGTTGCCATATGCAGGGCAATGATAAATGATCCTGCCCTGATATTTGCAGATGAACCCACAGGAAATCTTGATTCGGAAAACAGCAGCGCCATACTTGATTTGCTGCTCGACCTTCGCAGGGAACGAGGCTCAACCCTGATACTTGTAACCCACAGCACGGCAATAGCAGCAATGGCAGATAAAAAGATAACCTTGAAAGACGGCAGGATTGCCGGGTCTAAAAATAGAGGAGATTAA
- a CDS encoding ABC transporter permease: MLHKKFILRQVTGSKKQSAVFVLCVMLSIVTIVALNGFSESISSSMLKDARALHAGDIILHSHFPFSKPLADAVQEIEKKGMAVSMKVYGFYSVVRVENEKSTLLADLKIVEPGYPFYGKIELGSGKNIDDILTTGNIIVEQTLMDRLKVKIGDRLHVGSTILTIADVVVKEPGRPVNFLSFGPRIFLCEKDLQAIDLLKKGSRIQYHMLLKVFNENDIDKLALSLKSSAIEDQERVNTYKDAGSRIKRFFDNLLFFLALIAIFTLLLAGFGINSALTAFLREKEMTIAAIKTIGGTGPMIIMNYLVVVFVLGLTGTLLGLCFGFMLQYLLPALFTGLLPQDMELIISWKAIAEGMILGLLVVILFTFLPLFRLKNIKPASVFRKDRIKSVNKLPAFLAWCAIFLFFAGTIFRHINDMKTGIYFILAITGLIIVTSLMTISFLLIIKRFKFNTLSFRQVVKGLFRPGNATKSIIITLSTSLSVIFSIYLIEKNLDKAFVLSFPPDAPNLFFIDIQPDQVEDFSKFFNSKPDFYPVIRSRLISIKGEKIDRTQERRRRGDNLSRAFNLTYRDYLLDDEKIVKGKNLFDPGIKGLQVSVLDTVVRMRHLDIGDPIEFNVQGLPVKAFVSSIRTRTKESVKPYFYFVFPADSMIKNAPQTIFSAVRTDKNKIAEIQSSVVSRFPNISVIDVTQTIAGFSSIMHRLSRVIRFFTFFSIIAGILIIISSVFATRFARIREAVFYKILGAEKKFILAVFTLENAVIGLVSGGIALLISQIGSIVICIRIFDITYDPFAGSSAGMIIASAVLVIIIGNLASVSILKQKPAAFLREQADG, translated from the coding sequence ATGCTTCATAAAAAATTCATATTAAGGCAGGTTACAGGTTCTAAAAAGCAGTCTGCTGTTTTTGTTTTGTGCGTCATGCTTTCCATTGTTACCATTGTTGCTTTAAATGGATTCAGCGAAAGTATAAGCAGTTCCATGCTTAAAGATGCCAGGGCACTTCATGCAGGGGATATAATCCTGCATTCCCATTTTCCTTTTTCAAAACCCCTGGCAGATGCTGTACAGGAGATTGAAAAAAAAGGCATGGCAGTCAGCATGAAGGTTTATGGGTTTTATTCAGTTGTCAGGGTTGAAAATGAAAAATCCACCCTTCTTGCTGATCTCAAGATTGTTGAGCCTGGATATCCTTTTTACGGAAAGATTGAACTGGGTTCAGGAAAAAACATAGACGATATTCTTACCACTGGAAACATAATAGTTGAGCAGACGCTTATGGACAGGCTCAAGGTTAAAATCGGGGACAGGCTCCATGTCGGCAGTACAATCCTGACCATAGCAGATGTTGTTGTCAAAGAACCAGGCAGGCCCGTAAACTTTCTTTCATTCGGCCCAAGAATATTTCTATGTGAAAAGGATCTGCAGGCTATTGATCTGCTTAAAAAAGGAAGCAGGATACAATATCACATGCTCCTCAAGGTTTTTAATGAAAATGATATTGATAAACTGGCTTTAAGCCTGAAATCTTCAGCCATTGAAGATCAGGAACGGGTTAATACATATAAGGATGCAGGCTCACGGATAAAAAGATTTTTTGATAACCTGCTTTTTTTCCTGGCTTTAATTGCAATCTTTACCCTGCTTCTTGCAGGGTTTGGAATTAACAGTGCATTGACTGCATTTTTACGGGAAAAGGAAATGACCATAGCTGCAATAAAAACCATAGGCGGAACAGGCCCGATGATTATCATGAATTATCTTGTTGTTGTCTTTGTCCTGGGTTTAACTGGAACCCTGCTTGGTCTTTGTTTTGGGTTTATGCTTCAATATCTCCTGCCTGCACTTTTTACCGGGCTGCTCCCCCAGGATATGGAGCTGATAATCTCATGGAAGGCAATTGCAGAAGGCATGATTCTCGGACTCCTGGTTGTCATTCTTTTTACCTTCCTGCCCCTTTTCCGGTTAAAAAACATAAAACCTGCATCAGTATTTAGAAAAGACCGGATAAAATCAGTAAACAAACTCCCGGCTTTCCTGGCATGGTGTGCAATCTTCCTGTTTTTTGCCGGAACAATCTTCAGGCATATTAACGATATGAAAACAGGTATTTATTTTATTCTTGCCATAACAGGATTAATTATTGTTACCTCTTTAATGACAATATCTTTTCTCTTAATCATTAAAAGGTTTAAATTTAATACCCTTTCTTTCAGGCAGGTTGTAAAAGGTTTGTTTCGTCCTGGAAATGCGACAAAATCTATAATAATAACACTCAGCACCTCTTTATCTGTTATTTTTTCTATCTATTTAATAGAAAAAAACCTGGATAAAGCTTTTGTTCTTTCATTCCCCCCTGATGCTCCCAACCTGTTTTTTATTGATATTCAGCCAGACCAGGTTGAGGATTTTTCAAAGTTTTTTAATTCAAAACCTGATTTTTATCCTGTTATCCGCTCCAGGCTGATTTCAATAAAAGGGGAAAAAATAGACAGGACTCAGGAACGCAGGCGCAGGGGAGACAATCTTTCCCGCGCTTTTAATCTTACATACAGGGATTATCTTCTTGATGATGAAAAGATTGTAAAAGGGAAAAACCTGTTTGACCCCGGCATTAAAGGGCTTCAGGTTTCAGTGCTTGATACTGTCGTAAGAATGAGGCATCTTGATATTGGAGACCCGATAGAATTCAATGTCCAGGGCTTGCCTGTTAAAGCTTTTGTTTCCAGTATCAGGACAAGAACAAAGGAATCTGTCAAACCCTATTTCTATTTTGTATTTCCAGCAGATTCCATGATAAAAAATGCGCCTCAGACCATTTTTTCTGCTGTAAGGACTGATAAAAATAAAATCGCAGAGATTCAAAGCAGTGTAGTCTCAAGGTTTCCCAATATCAGCGTTATTGACGTTACCCAGACCATTGCAGGTTTTTCAAGCATTATGCACCGGCTTTCCCGCGTTATACGGTTTTTTACCTTTTTCAGTATTATTGCAGGTATATTAATTATCATAAGCTCCGTATTTGCCACAAGATTTGCAAGAATCAGGGAAGCTGTGTTTTATAAAATCCTGGGAGCAGAAAAAAAATTCATACTTGCAGTATTTACCCTGGAAAATGCTGTAATCGGGCTTGTAAGCGGGGGGATCGCCCTGTTGATTTCCCAGATTGGCTCTATTGTTATATGTATAAGGATTTTTGATATTACCTATGACCCCTTTGCAGGCTCAAGCGCAGGAATGATAATTGCCTCGGCAGTACTGGTAATAATTATCGGCAACCTGGCTTCTGTTTCCATTCTTAAACAAAAACCTGCTGCTTTTCTCAGGGAACAGGCAGACGGATAA
- a CDS encoding DMT family protein: protein MNPILTTVILLCCSNVFMTFAWYGHLRNLSNKTWIIAALVSWGIALFEYLLQVPANRIGHGVMPVGQLKILQEVITLFIFIPFSIFYMKEKLSMDYLWAGLCLLGAVFFIFRTRIMGA from the coding sequence ATGAACCCTATTTTAACCACGGTCATCCTGCTGTGCTGCAGCAATGTTTTTATGACTTTTGCATGGTATGGACACCTGCGCAATCTTTCCAATAAAACATGGATTATTGCAGCACTTGTGAGCTGGGGAATTGCACTTTTTGAATACCTGCTTCAAGTACCTGCAAACAGGATCGGCCACGGGGTAATGCCTGTGGGGCAGTTGAAGATATTGCAGGAAGTAATTACCCTTTTTATTTTCATACCTTTTTCAATTTTCTATATGAAAGAAAAACTTTCAATGGATTATCTCTGGGCAGGGCTGTGCCTGCTTGGTGCCGTGTTTTTTATATTCAGAACAAGGATAATGGGGGCATGA
- a CDS encoding BrnA antitoxin family protein gives MKKSSKTDWKALESMTDEEIDHSDIPKLPSIFFKHAKKWHPQSKVKITVELDEDLLQWFKEENDDWESRMQTALRLYVETHKESRRIQDLTH, from the coding sequence ATGAAAAAATCTTCTAAAACAGATTGGAAAGCATTAGAATCCATGACTGATGAGGAAATAGATCATTCTGATATACCAAAGTTACCAAGTATTTTCTTCAAACATGCAAAAAAATGGCATCCACAATCTAAAGTAAAAATCACAGTAGAATTAGATGAAGATTTATTACAATGGTTTAAAGAAGAAAATGATGATTGGGAATCTCGAATGCAAACTGCGTTGCGATTATATGTTGAAACTCATAAAGAATCTCGGAGAATTCAAGACTTAACACATTGA
- a CDS encoding BrnT family toxin has protein sequence MNFEWDENKNIVNIRKHKIDFSDVPLVFDKTMLIDYDDSQIYDEDRWIGIGLLQNIVVVIVFTERNQNTIRIISARKATRSEREKYYEKIF, from the coding sequence ATGAATTTTGAATGGGATGAAAATAAGAATATTGTAAATATTCGTAAACATAAGATTGATTTTTCAGATGTGCCTCTCGTTTTTGACAAAACGATGTTGATTGATTACGATGATAGTCAAATTTATGATGAAGACCGTTGGATTGGTATAGGATTACTGCAAAATATAGTTGTAGTTATCGTATTCACAGAGCGTAATCAAAATACCATTCGTATCATTTCTGCACGAAAAGCAACCCGAAGTGAAAGAGAAAAATATTATGAAAAAATCTTCTAA
- a CDS encoding DUF4351 domain-containing protein — protein MTVAEQIEKRGEIRGEIKGTSSLLFSMLQERFGGITPVLETKLKNADINMLNKFGKSLFNFNKINDAEKWWETHETEH, from the coding sequence ATGACTGTTGCGGAACAAATTGAAAAAAGAGGGGAGATAAGAGGAGAAATAAAAGGTACTTCTTCACTTTTGTTTTCAATGCTTCAGGAACGTTTTGGGGGTATAACACCTGTATTGGAAACAAAACTGAAAAATGCTGATATTAATATGCTAAATAAATTCGGAAAATCATTGTTTAATTTCAACAAAATAAATGATGCTGAAAAATGGTGGGAAACTCACGAAACTGAGCATTAA
- a CDS encoding AAA family ATPase codes for MIKQIKIENFTAFNRITADFVQGINIFIGANGTGKTHILKILYSVCSTSNRGNIEKSLLDIFLPSQQAKYPLGQLLRKGSTCAYFSIKYNDDQTGYIEINQHGNIGNPSAFTKKIHSVYIPVKEMLANAPGFRSLYSLREIHFEGVYTDIIDRAFLPYLKKTDACQDRLLNLLKENIGSEIIIKNEEFYLKNNAGEIEFTLAAEGIRKLALLWILIRNGSLMKNSLLFWDEPETNLNPSLIPVIVQVLLELQQMGVQIFIATHSYVLCKEFELQRSRHPVRYFSLYAEENREISLQTSDVYHTLSPNRIADQFARMYGKEIELALGRSNG; via the coding sequence ATGATTAAACAAATTAAAATTGAAAATTTTACTGCTTTTAACCGGATTACTGCTGACTTTGTCCAGGGGATTAATATTTTTATCGGGGCAAACGGTACAGGAAAAACCCATATTTTAAAAATACTTTATTCTGTTTGTTCAACATCAAATAGAGGAAATATTGAAAAATCTTTATTAGACATATTTCTGCCTTCGCAGCAGGCAAAATACCCTTTGGGACAACTGCTTAGAAAGGGAAGTACATGTGCATATTTTTCAATTAAGTATAATGACGATCAAACAGGATACATTGAAATAAATCAACATGGAAATATTGGCAATCCGTCTGCTTTTACAAAAAAAATTCACTCGGTTTACATTCCTGTCAAAGAAATGCTTGCCAATGCACCGGGGTTTCGTTCTTTATATTCATTAAGAGAAATTCACTTTGAAGGAGTATATACGGATATTATTGACAGGGCATTTCTTCCTTATTTAAAAAAAACCGATGCCTGCCAGGACAGGCTTTTGAATTTGTTAAAAGAAAATATTGGAAGTGAAATTATTATAAAAAATGAAGAATTTTATTTAAAAAATAATGCAGGAGAAATTGAATTTACACTGGCTGCCGAAGGTATTCGCAAGCTGGCTTTATTATGGATATTGATAAGAAACGGATCACTAATGAAAAACTCGCTGCTTTTCTGGGATGAACCGGAAACAAATCTTAATCCGTCTTTGATTCCTGTTATTGTCCAGGTACTTTTGGAATTACAGCAAATGGGAGTTCAGATTTTTATAGCAACACACAGCTATGTTCTCTGCAAGGAATTTGAACTTCAGCGCAGCAGACATCCTGTCCGTTACTTTTCGCTTTATGCAGAAGAAAACAGGGAAATAAGCCTTCAGACCTCTGATGTATATCATACATTATCACCAAACCGGATAGCAGATCAGTTTGCAAGGATGTATGGAAAAGAAATTGAACTTGCTCTTGGGAGGTCAAATGGGTGA